aagatcggatcggcgatcaaattttgccgatcatttttaccgatcatttttgtgcagcatctaacggtaaaaatttacactgtttcgcgaaaatagcattggctgtcacagcgacagtcactggcggccattgagggtgaacactaaacagtttccttcaattggcattcgcaaaaatagcagtgaaatagaaccctgcggctgaaaatctacagctagatggtgaaaagtttgatcgctaaaaacgatcggatcgcgatcaattttttgggattgccgatccgatctccgatctttttcaaaagatcggatcggcgatcgcggcaagtctgcttTTGTccaaatcggaaaaaatcgaaatctctcggatTGCGAAGAAAATCCCATTTCGGTCactgtatgtagagaattaactagaaacgtgaccgttagatggcaatagcagtaaaacagaaaaaaagtcccagattttttattttgggtaaaacagATTGCCATATCTTTCTAGCTCGAACTCGGAAGAAAAGTAGAATCAAATTACTAAAAAGGGTCGGTGATTTAATCATTATATTTTACATATTTATTCACCCCAGCGAAATCAGATACACAATCAAAAGATATAAGGATGGCATTTGTCCGTTCAGTAATGAACTAACTGtccacattttaaaaaagatttcacAATAGAGTAAGAATACAGGTACATAATGTCACTCATATGTCTTTGCCATCACCGTGGAATGTATGAATTCAGCAACATCTAGAACGAATTCGAAGCAcaatgaaaaaggaaacgatggcttcaattccttttttatcGTTTGATTTGAATTCTGGGCTCCATTACACATAACATTATTGGTTGGGTTATCTTCGGTCACGACACAAGCTGAAAACAGATCAACTTCTTCCATCACTGGGGAAGGGGTAGGCAGCTAGGAAACTCAATtaggaaaaatttaaaaaaggtggCAGTAATTGAggggaaaaaccaaaaaccaaaCTGCGCAGTAGCATTTGGTGGAAACACGAATGTAAGGCAAAGGCTGTCCACAACCGACCAAAAAGCATCCAGACATTCCATTGTGAATGGAAATATCTGTCATTTCGGTAATATTTGTAATCAACACATTATAGAaatagaaaaccaaaaataaataacaaaaaaaaaatcataaaaataaaaaaataaaacagaactTTTGAGCCTGTCAGTTTGCTGTAAAGTTCACTACTCTTTTCTGGTTCTTTTGGGTCTTGAAAGGTTCGCATCTCGTCCGTCCTGTTTGGCATCTTTGGCTTCTTCGCCACGCAGTTTACGGCCGCCAAGCTGTACTTGACTTTGTGCCGTTAACTGAAGCGAAATGGCGTGCGTGTTGAGTTTCTCCGACAGCAGCAGATCTTTGAGTCCGGCCATTTTATGGCTACGAAGGTACAATTTTGGTTTGGTCACTATTTTCACCGGGCTGTCAGTTGAGGCAGCAGTCCCTGAAATGGTCAAAGTTTGAATCGCTTGCGAGTCTGATCCGGCTTTAATGTCCGAACCAAGGAAGAAGGCCTGGCTCAGGACTGTTCGACCACAGAGATCGGTGAGGGCGGCCAGCGCAGTCGACCCTAACCACGCCTTCTGGTCGGCCGTCTTGTCACCAACATGACTGTCAACTAGCCGCTCTTCCTTCTCTTGCTCCTTTGCTAGCGGCCAGGGGAGGACAACCTGATTGGCGTTGGCATCGAGATCTTCCCGATGGAACTCGGCCTTGCCCTCTATGAACCAAACACTCCAATAAACAACACAGCACGGAAAGCAGTATCGACATCATAGCCCACTAGCGCGATCAATAGGGTCGCACGAGCGGGCTGATCCATCACCAGAGATATTCCTTGCACAGTGTTTATTGCAACTTTCGGTTGTTAGGGATCTTGTCTGTTACTGCGTGACTTACCTGGTGGTTTCGTGGCTGGTGTATCTTCTTCTGCAACCTCGGAGCATGAGATAACGACGTGTCTCCGAACTTGCGAATCGAACTTGGAGATGGTGTTGACTAAAGGTTTGGCCCATCCTATGTGAAGAACAGGCGTGCAGCTCCCTTCCTCCCACTGGCAAATGCCGTCGTAGAAACGGAGCAGATGGGCAAAACACTCGGAGTCTTTTAATATTGAACGGGCGCTGTGACCCGACCCTTCAACTTTCATCACAAAAGGAATCAGTTCGTTGGCGATTTCGAGGAATTCCTGTTGTGAACAACGATAGCTTTTATTTAGTGTTTCAATGATCTGTGCTAGTTCCAAACCTTGTATATTTCTTCATCCTCTCGCGAATAGTTATAGCTGTAAACGTAAATGCAGTTAACGATGGAAATTctagaaaaattaattttgtatAAGATGAATACCTTCGAATAGCGTCCGCCGCATTGGCCCAGCTTTCAAGTGCCTCTTTGTACATCCGGTTTCGATAGAAGTAACCCCCTTGGTAAGTGTAAGGGTAGACGTGGCTGTTACCGTAACATCGTCTCGCCACCTCAATAGCTTGACTAAAAAGTTGGCCACAATGGCAGCGACCAGGTGTTGGAATTAATTCTTCTAGATCGGCCAGATTGCCTAGATAAGATAAAATTCTGAGGTAAGTTTTCTACTTGACGcagttagaaaaattgttaCCGAGGGCCATGGGATACCGTGTAAGATGACCTGTGTCGTACAACACCCATAACAAAGCCTGCTGCATTGACGCGACCTCCAAACTGTCAGTGGTAGCAGTAATACTGGGATTGATTGAGGAAACAAGTGAGGCAACCTCAGTGAATCTAGAACAAATCACTGGATTGCCTGCTACATAGAGCCATGATCTTGCAAGTATTCCTGAGTCCACTGGTTGGCCCCGTTTGTCTTCATTGCCTTTTcctgaaaaaattttaatatattttggGTGATTGAAAATTTACACAATATTTTGAGATTTACCATGCCATGTCACTTCTGCAGTTTCTTTGCTCTCTGGTCCAAACATAACCCAAGCATGGTCTTCTGACAATGCCAAATGTACATCATCAAAACCCAATACTTGGCAACCCGCCACTACAGCCAAGGCAACACCAAAGCAGTCGAGTTTATTTCCTAGTGTAAAAGAAGTATAACCAAAGGTATATTTGAAGGGCATTATCTAATTTAATTGATTACCTGTTAAATAGCTATACAAACTTTGTAAATGTGCTCGATCTTTGTAGTAACTCCTGGTTAATGTGTTCCAGATGACATCAGAAACTCTTTTTACAATTTCACGAGTTGCAAAGTCTGGGCAGCCATACTGTGTCAAATCCACTGAGCTTTTGATAACTGCTCTGAATTTTATGTAAAGGGCTTCCACTGTTGACCACTCAATCTCGGGAAAATCATCCTCCCTCCTAATAGGTGGTATGACAATAAGTTTTTCACTGGTTTCGTCAATAGTAGTAGCCGCGGCTAAAACAGTTGACTTGGCGCCACCAAGAAGTTGGTGATTACACGTAAGGGTATTCTCAATACATCCAACAATGATGGATAACAAGGCTAAATCTGGCTCGGTAGTTCGTTTCAGAATACTTTCGAATAGTGATACGACTGATGTGACGGTTTTCAGGGGAAATAATCTCTTTTCCTCCTCCGAGAGAGCGtccatatttctttttcccatgcCTTGTTGTTGATGTGTTGTGAATGCACCCGTCCGTCCATACATACGGCCTACATTGATTGTACTGGTCGGTGAACAGCCTATTCGCCACAGTGTACAATTACTCGTCCATGAACTAGCGCATCTAGCGGCATAATTGGGTGGTAAATAGTTTACAGGTACGTAGGTTAGTTAATCGTTTGAGACGCACGGGGAAAAATAGGTTAACTTCGCGCGATTCTGCCACTAGATGAGCTATCGCCTGTTCCTTCCCCACAAAGCACCACACGCTATGCCAAAACCGCCAGATAGGCTTTAGGCCAGCAGGCGACAATGAAGTATGCCATTCCACGGACCGTTCCACTTTAAGCTAAGTATTGCGCTGAGAACTTTCATATACCCGTCTAGATCAGTACTTTCACCTTTCGGTTTCATTTTGTATGACAAGACCGTTCAAAGCAGAGCAAACACCTGGAACGCCCGTGTACCAAATTCCTTGGCTGAAGCTAGGTATTGAGCCTCGCGCGCAGCGCGTTTTACATACAAATTCCCTCCATATTTTTGCTAGTACTAATTGGACTGCACTTCCGATTAATATTCCGGTTTGCCTtggaaaaactgaaatgcatAGCAGAACGAATTCCATGtctgaaacgaaatagatACATCATACGACCAATTACTGATTAAATCTGAGTGTGCTGGAAACTGTTGAAtatattgaaaatttaaaaccaaatATGAGTATACAACATGCATAAAGGATACCGTACATATATGGTAGCTGAcctcgaaaaaaaatctgcgGCCTCGACTGTGCTATTCGCTTTTTGAAATGATCTACTCATCAATCATCCAACTGATGAATTTATACGGATTAGACGGACTCCTTTACTACAATAGTATCGCCGTCTTCAATTgaataaaatgaaagaggtCGAAGGTCGTTATCAAGTGGAATATATAAGCCTGGATTCTAAATTGCAAAAttggaaattttatttcaaatgacTTTTGAAAGATGCATAAAGAAACACGATACCTTGGGGCCGTAAGAGAAAAACGTGAGTTCAGAGCTATGAAGATTAAAGAGCCTGTGGATTAAAACTTTCAGTTTCTGAACCTCCATGGTCACAGGAAGTTTTTTAGTAATTTGTTTTGGCCCCCATTCCAAACGTAGCACTAAAAACTATGGTTTATTTGCCTGtatacgaatttttttttacgaaataCTTACTGATTAGAGCATTCTTCAAAGTAGTTGGTTTTGTTGCGTATTCGCCTTGTTCAGGTGGCCCATACTCTGAAAAACATACATCACAAGAATTTAAATATAGGTTAAGAGCTCcagaaataaaatttccacaatataaattattttattgtcaAGACGAGTGTAGCCCAAAGAAATACATCTGTCAATCTAGGGATATTCTTCGCCATATTTACTGTAGGAGAGTAGTATCTATACAAAACCTATGCTTGCAGTTTGTATATTCTTTCCCTCCAAACCCAAAAATGATAGCATTAAAAACATATGTGGGTTGGAACTTACTTTGAATAAGGCATTTGTAGCGAGGATGCTTTGCttcaaaatttcttatttgttgTTCGCCAGTCGGAGAATGCTGTTGAGACAAGACGAACAAGTATTCATTGCCATTTTGCTTGAGATAATCTAGCTCTGCACCACGCCTATCAACACTAGAGATTTGGCTACCATTGATTACCTAAATAGGTTATAAATACATATGGAAATGCGTGGAAATACAGGACCAAATGTGAAGAAAGCTATACTTGAAGATTTCCAATCCTAGCAATAATCCCCTGTGAGAAGGTTTCTTGACTATTAACTTCAAAGTCCTGATTACCGCATAGTTTAAGGTCGACTAACATTGGCAGTTTATCCAATTCAGAGATATGTTCCCACTAAACAGATAAAGTATTAAGGCGCCAGGAGTCAGTACAGCCAATCAATTAAAGATATTGTATCATTTTACCTGGGTGATTCTGTTATTGGACAATGAGAGCTTTGAAAGCCTTGAAAATGAGTTTTCCTTGACTTGGATGTTTCTCAGGCCACATCCATAGAGAGACAATTGTTCTAAGCTAGAAATTTAACATCATCAATATACAATAATTACAAAATATGGATAAAACTTACTTAGGCAACTGTCCAAGTTTGTTTACTTCCTCCCAATATTCAATTTGATTACCTTCAAGATTCAATACTCTCAGTTGATTAAAAACGTCACTGTCCATAAACTCGAGACATTTAATGTTATTATTTGGAACCtagaaacttaaaaatttaatttgaactTTCCATATCGTACGTATTCACTTTACCGCTAAAACTTCTATTGTGGGCCACATTGCGGAAGCCTGGACAATGGTTTTCCATGTATAATCCATATGGCTCATTTGCAACTGGGTCAAGTTACTAAATGCTGCTTTCAGAGACGCGGGATTCTCGGGAATGGCTAATTTGTTATCACTAAGAAGAAGCAACATGAAACAACCGAACAAGTTATCATGAAATATGAGGGGATGTTACCTGACGTTTAAAACCGCCAATCTTGGCAACTGGCTCGTGATGGCTGCAATCCCTTCCCATGAATCAAAAAGATTGGAAGAGAGATCCAACTCTTCTATGTTGGGACATACTTCCCCCAAGTCATGGTTGCTATGATCAATGCGCAAGTGGTCGAGCACTGCAATTCTCAACTCACGCAGATTACTTTAATAACATTTCATAACAAATTAATAATCTCAGAAACAAAGAAGAATAGTAAGTGCAATATACCTTTGCTTTTGGCCAACCTTTTCAAATCCCACAAGTTCAAGAAATGGAGCATTCATTTCATCTCTTAGTTCACTTATAAGTAACTTGTCTGCATAGCCATCTGTGGAACCCTTAAGGTATCGATCTGAAAGGGCTTGACTAAACTCCAGATTTGGCTTAATTTTGTTGATCCGAACAAATGAACCTGCATTTAATTTTCTGTCCCATACAtgtacacacatacacaaccTTATggtttttcttaatgttgccTACCTTGTTACAAAGTATTGAACTCCTTCATGTGAACCACTATGTTTTCCTCTCAATGGGTCATCCCATTCTACGCCAAGCCAAGTTCCTTTAGTTGGTGGAACTTCAC
The window above is part of the Daphnia carinata strain CSIRO-1 chromosome 7, CSIRO_AGI_Dcar_HiC_V3, whole genome shotgun sequence genome. Proteins encoded here:
- the LOC130694387 gene encoding LOW QUALITY PROTEIN: menin-like (The sequence of the model RefSeq protein was modified relative to this genomic sequence to represent the inferred CDS: inserted 1 base in 1 codon; substituted 1 base at 1 genomic stop codon), with protein sequence MREYVVGTRVECDGFRGTILYIGEVPPTKGTWLGVEWDDPLRGKHSGSHEGVQYFVTRKLNAGSFVRINKIKPNLEFSQALSDRYLKGSTDGYADKLLISELRDEMNAPFLELVGFEKVGQKQSNLRELRIAVLDHLRIDHSNHDLGEVCPNIEELDLSSNLFDSWEGIAAITSQLPRLAVLNVSDNKLAIPENPASLKAAFSNLTQLQMSHMDYTWKTIVQASAMWPTIEVLAVPNNNIKCLEFMDSDVFNQLRVLNLEGNQIEYWEEVNKLGQLPNLEQLSLYGCGLRNIQVKENSFSRLSKLSLSNNRITQWEHISELDKLPMLVDLKLCGNQDFEVNSQETFSQGIIARIGNLQVINGSQISSVDRRGAELDYLKQNGNEYLFVLSQQHSPTGEQQIRNFEAKHPRYKCLIQKYGPPEQGEYATKPTTLKNALINALVHGRVIVHCGEXAVHRXSTINVGRMYGRTGAFTTHQQQGMGKRNMDALSEEEKRLFPLKTVTSVVSLFESILKRTTEPDLALLSIIVGCIENTLTCNHQLLGGAKSTVLAAATTIDETSEKLIVIPPIRREDDFPEIEWSTVEALYIKFRAVIKSSVDLTQYGCPDFATREIVKRVSDVIWNTLTRSYYKDRAHLQSLYSYLTGNKLDCFGVALAVVAGCQVLGFDDVHLALSEDHAWVMFGPESKETAEVTWHGKGNEDKRGQPVDSGILARSWLYVAGNPVICSRFTEVASLVSSINPSITATTDSLEVASMQQALLWVLYDTGHLTRYPMALGNLADLEELIPTPGRCHCGQLFSQAIEVARRCYGNSHVYPYTYQGGYFYRNRMYKEALESWANAADAIRSYNYSREDEEIYKEFLEIANELIPFVMKVEGSGHSARSILKDSECFAHLLRFYDGICQWEEGSCTPVLHIGWAKPLVNTISKFDSQVRRHVVISCSEVAEEDTPATKPPEGKAEFHREDLDANANQVVLPWPLAKEQEKEERLVDSHVGDKTADQKAWLGSTALAALTDLCGRTVLSQAFFLGSDIKAGSDSQAIQTLTISGTAASTDSPVKIVTKPKLYLRSHKMAGLKDLLLSEKLNTHAISLQLTAQSQVQLGGRKLRGEEAKDAKQDGRDANLSRPKRTRKE